Genomic segment of Microtus ochrogaster isolate Prairie Vole_2 unplaced genomic scaffold, MicOch1.0 UNK81, whole genome shotgun sequence:
CATGGACGGACTGATGCCTCTTAAAGGAACTCTGCCGACTGAAGGATCTGCCACACTGCACGCACTCGtacggtttctctccagtatgtctTCTTTCATGTAATCGGAGGTAAGAGTGATGCCTAAAAGCTTTACCGCATtctttacattcatagggtttctctccagtgtggctTCTTTCATGAAACTGAAGGTAACTCTGACGTGTAAATGCTTTACCACAATGTTTACATTCATAAGGTTTTTCTCCCGTATGAGTTCTTTCATGTAACCGTATGGAAGAATGATATCTAAAAGCTTTCCCACACAGCTTACACTCAAAGGGCTTTTCACCTGTGTGCGTTCTTTCATGCATTTGAAGTAAAGAGGGGTAAATGAAGGATTTACCACACTCTTTacaattataaaatgtttctccatgcattattttatgtctatgataGGAACTCTGAGACTTGAAAACTATATCACACTGTTTACATTCATAgtgtttttctccagtatgaacTTTTTCATGTAATCGCAGGTGAGTAAGTCTGCTAAAGGCTGTACCACAGTGTTTACATTCGTaaggtttttctccagtgtgaattctttcatgtgACTGAAGGGCATTGAGACATCTAAAGGCCTTACTACACTGCTGACACTTATATGGTCTTTCTTCaatatgaattttctgatgtctttgaaGAGAATTGAAAGAACTCAAGGTTTTACCACACTGGTTGCATTCATAACATTTCCGAACAGTCTGACTTCCTTCACACTCCTTGTAGTCATAGTTGTGATGTCCATTATAAGTTAGGTGATACAGTCCATAGGATTTTAAACACACCTCACACTCAGAAGGCCCACTTGAAGTCTGAGTTTCCGTGTATCCTTCAATACTTGTAAGAAAATTGGAGTCCTGTGGCTTCTGTTCATAGTCT
This window contains:
- the Znf101 gene encoding zinc finger protein 101 codes for the protein METAIIGLSRPDQDLVSFEDLAVHFTQEEWDLLDPSQKSLYGDVMLETCRNFTAIGYEWEDQKIEEHNEDPEINLRHVISHSEYTQYVHEDYEQKPQDSNFLTSIEGYTETQTSSGPSECEVCLKSYGLYHLTYNGHHNYDYKECEGSQTVRKCYECNQCGKTLSSFNSLQRHQKIHIEERPYKCQQCSKAFRCLNALQSHERIHTGEKPYECKHCGTAFSRLTHLRLHEKVHTGEKHYECKQCDIVFKSQSSYHRHKIMHGETFYNCKECGKSFIYPSLLQMHERTHTGEKPFECKLCGKAFRYHSSIRLHERTHTGEKPYECKHCGKAFTRQSYLQFHERSHTGEKPYECKECGKAFRHHSYLRLHERRHTGEKPYECVQCGRSFSRQSSFKRHQSVHAVENPYKCQQYLLPLSLFPSNE